In Dermacentor variabilis isolate Ectoservices chromosome 7, ASM5094787v1, whole genome shotgun sequence, a genomic segment contains:
- the LOC142588319 gene encoding uncharacterized protein LOC142588319 isoform X1: MVRRARRCRKSDAGRPERNVLGGIENIVPEPPPKKTIGKRAHTRVKPTLAAASSKPPAEMLELGVSPIERRGGPLRRPRRNPASEASVHIATSTPDRTKSQPTLPDAQHVEETSHMSFDLDRRAAATPCLFDSALTPKWTSRTGSPSRTRRKRHCGDSPELSLQEVRRTYSRGNRAASVRVNLFEDLDLPDHMQEDEENFFEPEEEQQVKKTKVHKPKAQKLHRQNDRDFDEWVNKMAAEFDEIEKFELCYD; encoded by the exons gaaGGCCTGAAAGAAATGTTCTTGGTGGGATCGAGAACATTGTACCCGAGCCA CCTCCAAAGAAAACCATCGGCAAAAGAGCTCACACGAGAGTGAAGCCAACATTGGCAGCAGCCTCATCCAAGCCACCTGCAGAAATGCTGGAGCTGGGCGTGAGTCCGATAGAAAGACGTGGCGGTCCCTTGCGTAGACCTCGAAGGAATCCTGCGAGTGAAGCCTCTGTGCACATTGCCACATCTACCCCTGACCGTACAAAGTCACAACCAACACTGCCAG ATGCACAGCATGTAGAAGAAACGTCACACATGTCATTTGATCTAGACCGTCGTGCTGCCGCAACGCCATGCCTCTTTGACTCGGCATTGACACCAAAGTGGACGTCTCGCACAGGCTCTCCATCACGGACGCGGAGG AAGAGGCATTGTGGTGACAGTCCAGAGCTGTCCCTTCAGGAGGTCAGGCGGACATACTCTCGTGGGAACAGAGCTGCGTCCGTTCGTGTCAACCTGTTCGAAGACCTCGACCTCCCTGACCACATGCAGGAGGATGAAGAAAACTTCTTTGAGCCAGAGGAAGAACAGCAGGTGAAGAAGACCAAGGTGCACAAACCCAAGGCACAGAAGCTGCACAGGCAGAATGAT AGGGACTTCGACGAATGGGTGAACAAGATGGCAGCGGAGTTTGACGAAATTGAAAAATTTGAGTTGTGTTATGATTAG
- the LOC142588319 gene encoding uncharacterized protein LOC142588319 isoform X2, giving the protein MVRRARRCRKSDAGRPERNVLGGIENIVPEPPPKKTIGKRAHTRVKPTLAAASSKPPAEMLELGVSPIERRGGPLRRPRRNPASEASVHIATSTPDRTKSQPTLPDAQHVEETSHMSFDLDRRAAATPCLFDSALTPKWTSRTGSPSRTRRKRHCGDSPELSLQEVRRTYSRGNRAASVRVNLFEDLDLPDHMQEDEENFFEPEEEQQVKKTKVHKPKAQKLHRQNDSNEKRRGQA; this is encoded by the exons gaaGGCCTGAAAGAAATGTTCTTGGTGGGATCGAGAACATTGTACCCGAGCCA CCTCCAAAGAAAACCATCGGCAAAAGAGCTCACACGAGAGTGAAGCCAACATTGGCAGCAGCCTCATCCAAGCCACCTGCAGAAATGCTGGAGCTGGGCGTGAGTCCGATAGAAAGACGTGGCGGTCCCTTGCGTAGACCTCGAAGGAATCCTGCGAGTGAAGCCTCTGTGCACATTGCCACATCTACCCCTGACCGTACAAAGTCACAACCAACACTGCCAG ATGCACAGCATGTAGAAGAAACGTCACACATGTCATTTGATCTAGACCGTCGTGCTGCCGCAACGCCATGCCTCTTTGACTCGGCATTGACACCAAAGTGGACGTCTCGCACAGGCTCTCCATCACGGACGCGGAGG AAGAGGCATTGTGGTGACAGTCCAGAGCTGTCCCTTCAGGAGGTCAGGCGGACATACTCTCGTGGGAACAGAGCTGCGTCCGTTCGTGTCAACCTGTTCGAAGACCTCGACCTCCCTGACCACATGCAGGAGGATGAAGAAAACTTCTTTGAGCCAGAGGAAGAACAGCAGGTGAAGAAGACCAAGGTGCACAAACCCAAGGCACAGAAGCTGCACAGGCAGAATGAT AGTAATGAAAAGAGGAGGGGTCAGGCTTGA